A single window of Bacteroides intestinalis DSM 17393 DNA harbors:
- a CDS encoding FecR family protein, with protein sequence MKNMEQDFEKILNKLVASTRSPRGKFSKTNSWILLEKRLPRLQHRILPLRTMANAAAVAVLCVLGWWAYYMFAPVPLQTVSTLAETRSITLPDQTEIVLNRYSTLTYPERFRGKDRKVQLQGEAYFEVSKDAAHPFKVEAEAVIVQVLGTHFNIEAYPEDAQVKTTLLEGSVAVSLIGKEEERLVLSPNESAIYNKDKKSLTLHTEKDASEEIAWRNGTLLFKSIPLQEIIRQLSNAFHTDIRIEDADLQNYHMTATFSDGETLEEILSLLCRNQKFGYTKTNDIITITQKLN encoded by the coding sequence ATGAAGAACATGGAACAAGATTTTGAAAAAATACTCAATAAACTCGTAGCCTCCACCCGTTCGCCGAGAGGAAAATTTTCCAAAACTAACAGTTGGATACTTCTAGAAAAACGGTTACCACGTCTGCAACACCGCATTCTTCCATTGCGCACTATGGCGAATGCAGCCGCCGTTGCCGTGCTTTGCGTACTGGGATGGTGGGCATACTATATGTTCGCCCCGGTACCATTGCAAACCGTATCCACGCTGGCAGAAACACGTAGTATAACGCTACCCGACCAAACAGAAATAGTACTGAACCGCTACTCTACTCTGACTTACCCCGAACGGTTCAGAGGAAAAGACCGGAAAGTACAGTTGCAGGGTGAAGCTTACTTCGAAGTCAGTAAGGATGCGGCACACCCTTTCAAGGTGGAGGCCGAAGCGGTTATAGTACAAGTTTTGGGTACTCATTTCAATATCGAAGCCTATCCCGAAGATGCGCAAGTTAAAACAACGTTACTGGAAGGTTCTGTTGCTGTCAGCCTCATCGGTAAAGAAGAAGAACGCCTAGTACTCTCACCTAACGAAAGTGCCATTTACAATAAGGATAAAAAGAGCTTAACTTTACATACCGAAAAGGATGCATCGGAAGAGATTGCCTGGAGAAACGGAACACTGCTCTTTAAAAGTATTCCTCTGCAGGAGATTATCCGGCAACTTTCCAATGCATTTCATACGGACATTCGTATAGAAGATGCTGATTTGCAGAACTACCACATGACGGCTACTTTTTCCGATGGTGAAACATTGGAAGAAATCCTTTCTTTGCTTTGTCGCAACCAAAAGTTTGGATACACAAAAACGAATGACATTATAACGATCACACAAAAATTAAACTAG
- a CDS encoding carboxypeptidase-like regulatory domain-containing protein, producing MKSSICSPRTIRKLFLVGAVLLSTCTLQSTLVFATCILQANPSQTRFSIKLQNVTLEEFVKQMEQKTGYSFIYGEEVRLNSRITLAVRDLTINEILRKVFEMQPIGFEISGKHILLHKRPMPQKTVSRRFTISGYVTDGASSETLIGANVLDSRQRVGTATNPFGFYTLTLPEGDAELSFSYLGYETRHSSFPLNKDTVLNIRLNTNNELAEVIILSDKKEAGIQATAMGAHEIPMAQIQHTPAVLGEADILKTIQLMPGVQAGTEGFSGLYVRGGGPDQNLILLDGIPVYNADHLLGVFSIFTPEAVKKVTLFKSSFPARYGGRLSSIVDVRTNDGDMKRYHGALSIGTLTDKIHLEGPIVKDRTSFSLSGRTTHTAFMGKAFSSDGDEFNYYFYDLNAKVNHKFNDRSRLFLSFYHGKDHYHYNFKESYGTSDCYESKNGLNWGNTIVAGRWNYVFTNKLFSNTTVAFNSYRMILKGRAKEENIYSSSQSYFYQYDSEYRSGIRDWSFRTDFDYTPIPSHHIKFGVEYLYHTFRPETNTSKMKEEENGVTEQDTLYNSISNSYLHGHEASVYAEDNFDIGSRTSLNAGVHISLFNTQGKNYFSIQPRLSVHYRFDHGFSVKASFSQMAQYVHQLSSTPLAMPTDLWVPITKNIRPMRANQYSLGGYYTGIRSWEFSIEGYYKQMRNVLEYQNGVSFFGSSTNWEEKVEMGKGRSMGIEFMAQKTIGKTTGWLAYTLAKADRQFKDGSINDGERFPYKYDRRHSISLCLNHKFSERIDIGASWIYNSGGTVTLPEQQTVILKPDGSIEQTDYISKRNNYRLPASHRLNIGVNFNKKTKHGMRTWNISLYNAYNSMNPTLVYGKRRDYDYLAYKDEHGKYTGGYNTSKLFIKKITLLPIIPSVTYTYKF from the coding sequence ATGAAATCCTCTATCTGCTCACCCCGCACCATCAGGAAATTATTCCTGGTGGGAGCGGTTCTCCTCTCGACCTGTACTCTACAAAGTACGCTCGTATTTGCCACTTGTATTTTACAGGCCAACCCTTCACAAACGCGTTTTAGTATTAAACTACAAAATGTCACACTGGAAGAGTTTGTGAAACAAATGGAACAAAAAACCGGTTACAGCTTCATCTATGGAGAAGAAGTACGCCTGAATAGCCGCATCACATTGGCTGTCCGCGATCTCACTATCAATGAAATCCTGCGGAAGGTTTTCGAAATGCAGCCTATAGGCTTCGAAATATCAGGAAAACATATTTTACTACATAAGCGGCCCATGCCGCAGAAAACCGTAAGCCGGCGGTTCACGATCAGCGGATACGTAACGGACGGAGCGTCTTCCGAGACGCTGATTGGTGCCAATGTTCTCGATAGTCGTCAGCGTGTGGGCACTGCCACCAATCCTTTCGGTTTCTATACCCTCACCTTACCGGAGGGGGACGCTGAATTAAGTTTTTCGTATTTAGGGTACGAAACACGGCACAGTTCGTTCCCGCTAAACAAAGACACCGTGCTCAATATTCGCCTGAACACTAATAACGAACTGGCGGAAGTGATCATACTTTCGGATAAAAAGGAAGCCGGCATCCAAGCCACCGCCATGGGTGCACATGAGATTCCCATGGCACAAATACAACATACACCCGCTGTACTGGGGGAGGCTGATATATTGAAAACCATCCAGCTAATGCCAGGCGTACAGGCAGGAACCGAAGGCTTCTCCGGTTTATATGTACGTGGTGGAGGACCGGATCAGAACCTGATATTGCTGGACGGTATTCCGGTATATAATGCTGACCACCTATTAGGTGTCTTCTCTATCTTCACACCCGAAGCTGTGAAAAAGGTTACACTGTTCAAGAGTTCTTTTCCGGCACGCTACGGCGGACGTCTTTCGTCTATTGTAGACGTGCGTACCAACGACGGGGATATGAAACGTTATCATGGTGCACTGAGCATAGGTACACTCACTGATAAAATACATCTGGAAGGACCTATTGTCAAAGATCGCACTTCTTTTTCGCTTAGCGGACGTACTACGCACACTGCTTTTATGGGAAAAGCTTTCAGTAGTGACGGTGATGAGTTCAATTATTACTTCTATGACCTCAATGCCAAAGTAAACCATAAGTTTAATGATCGTAGCCGGCTTTTCCTGAGTTTTTATCATGGGAAGGATCACTATCACTATAACTTCAAAGAGAGTTACGGTACCAGCGATTGTTATGAAAGCAAAAATGGGCTGAACTGGGGAAATACAATCGTTGCTGGACGTTGGAATTACGTATTTACCAACAAACTGTTTAGCAATACAACCGTAGCTTTCAACAGTTATCGCATGATCTTAAAAGGCAGAGCAAAAGAAGAAAATATCTACTCTTCATCACAGTCCTACTTCTATCAATACGATTCTGAGTATCGTTCGGGAATCCGTGACTGGAGTTTCCGGACTGACTTCGACTATACACCTATTCCTTCACACCACATAAAGTTTGGTGTAGAATACCTATACCATACCTTCCGTCCGGAAACCAATACTTCAAAAATGAAAGAAGAGGAAAATGGTGTAACTGAACAAGACACCTTATATAACAGTATTTCAAACAGTTACCTGCACGGGCATGAGGCTTCTGTTTATGCAGAAGATAATTTTGATATAGGTAGCCGTACTAGTTTAAATGCAGGAGTACACATTTCTCTGTTCAATACACAGGGGAAGAATTATTTCTCTATACAACCGCGTCTTTCCGTTCATTATCGATTCGATCATGGTTTCTCAGTAAAGGCATCTTTCTCCCAGATGGCTCAATATGTACACCAACTCTCCTCCACTCCACTCGCCATGCCTACAGATTTATGGGTACCTATTACCAAAAACATACGTCCTATGCGTGCCAATCAATACTCTTTAGGCGGATATTATACCGGAATCCGGAGTTGGGAGTTCTCCATTGAAGGATATTACAAACAGATGCGCAACGTACTGGAATACCAGAACGGGGTTTCTTTCTTTGGTAGTTCAACCAATTGGGAAGAGAAAGTAGAAATGGGTAAAGGACGTTCAATGGGCATAGAGTTCATGGCGCAAAAGACCATAGGTAAAACCACCGGTTGGTTGGCATATACCCTGGCTAAAGCAGATCGCCAATTCAAAGACGGCAGTATCAACGATGGTGAGCGTTTTCCCTATAAATACGACCGCCGACACAGTATTAGCCTCTGCCTGAACCATAAATTCAGTGAACGCATTGACATTGGAGCTTCCTGGATATACAATAGTGGCGGAACAGTTACCTTACCGGAACAGCAAACGGTCATTCTCAAACCTGATGGCAGCATAGAGCAAACTGACTACATCTCCAAACGTAATAACTACCGCCTACCTGCCAGCCATAGATTGAACATTGGGGTGAACTTTAACAAGAAAACCAAGCATGGCATGCGAACCTGGAATATCAGCCTCTACAATGCTTATAATTCAATGAACCCAACACTCGTTTATGGCAAACGGCGCGATTATGATTACCTCGCCTATAAAGATGAACACGGTAAATACACAGGTGGTTATAATACATCAAAGCTATTCATAAAGAAAATAACTTTACTACCGATCATTCCGTCTGTCACCTATACATACAAGTTCTAA
- a CDS encoding DUF4249 domain-containing protein, translating into MKTRICSLHLIIYIGIILFSTSCENEIPYTPAHSEPQLIMNALLDAGEPENYVYLNLSGTHGLSHVEEATVNLYVNGKLVEKAEELPPLKPIGSLDMVYDPNAPLNNLPEIAKRKKFRITTPLKAGEQICLEAIAENGKYHTTAEVTVPYPVSSIQIDTCLIPIRVYSGWETHRQFKITLQDRPNEKNYYRLDIWNDIAVHGQYDSRIDTVLYARETAIINREDVILTDGNPSSSEDDEDDFFGSYIENKYNVFTDDRFSDATCTLKVYTQLYHDYNLWLYNVTRRSKSITVRLLSISEAEFRYLKALNTLESGNYEEALMEPVMIPSNVKGGLGFVGISSETRMTMQLPDEIIDNENLPPYTQ; encoded by the coding sequence ATGAAAACAAGAATTTGCTCTTTACACCTTATCATATATATAGGTATCATCCTTTTCTCCACCTCCTGCGAGAATGAAATCCCCTATACCCCGGCTCACAGTGAACCACAACTCATTATGAACGCCCTCCTTGATGCAGGAGAACCGGAGAACTACGTATATCTCAACCTAAGTGGTACACATGGCCTCTCACACGTAGAAGAAGCTACTGTAAACCTATATGTCAACGGGAAGCTTGTCGAAAAGGCGGAAGAACTTCCCCCACTCAAACCTATTGGTAGTCTGGATATGGTCTATGATCCCAATGCACCTCTCAATAACCTCCCGGAAATAGCAAAACGCAAAAAATTCCGCATCACTACCCCTTTGAAAGCCGGTGAGCAAATTTGTCTGGAAGCGATAGCTGAAAATGGCAAATATCATACAACAGCCGAAGTTACCGTTCCCTATCCGGTAAGCTCCATCCAAATAGATACATGCCTCATCCCCATCAGAGTGTACAGCGGATGGGAAACCCATCGCCAGTTTAAGATTACCCTGCAAGACCGCCCTAATGAGAAAAATTACTACCGCTTGGACATATGGAATGACATTGCCGTTCACGGACAATACGACAGCCGCATAGATACCGTCCTCTATGCCAGGGAAACAGCTATCATCAATCGGGAAGATGTGATACTGACAGATGGAAATCCCAGCAGTAGTGAAGATGATGAAGATGATTTTTTCGGTAGTTACATTGAAAATAAATATAATGTCTTCACCGATGACCGCTTTTCTGATGCTACCTGTACATTGAAGGTTTATACTCAACTTTATCATGATTACAATTTATGGCTTTATAACGTCACTCGCCGTTCCAAAAGTATCACTGTCCGCCTGCTCAGCATCAGTGAAGCTGAATTCCGCTACTTAAAAGCCCTAAACACTCTGGAATCGGGTAATTATGAAGAAGCACTTATGGAACCGGTCATGATACCAAGTAATGTAAAAGGCGGGCTCGGATTTGTAGGAATCAGTTCGGAAACAAGAATGACAATGCAACTGCCCGATGAGATTATTGACAATGAAAACTTACCACCATATACTCAATAA